The following proteins are encoded in a genomic region of Paenibacillus sp. FSL R7-0273:
- a CDS encoding energy-coupling factor transporter transmembrane component T family protein, with product MNERLLLGRSIETGSWVHKLDARSKITGMLLYLAIILLSHSWAAMGLLAVFSVAVMLSTRIPLKYFIKSAKPLRFLMLFIFIVQVFSVKEGEAWLTLGSFSLHEGGLRLGAFSVIRMLFLVTFTSLLTFTTTPGKLNQGLEGILSPFKKLGLKPDRLTMMIGLALRFIPTILDESQIILKAQASRGADLKELPLKEKGRMLVALLVPVITSAFRRAQDLVYSMEARGFRMDAPRTRYHRLRWGAADTLFIIMFIIMGVAVAVL from the coding sequence ATGAATGAACGACTGCTGCTCGGACGCAGCATTGAGACCGGCTCCTGGGTACATAAGCTGGATGCCCGCTCCAAAATAACCGGAATGCTGCTGTATCTCGCTATTATTCTGCTCTCTCATTCCTGGGCGGCAATGGGGCTGCTGGCAGTATTCTCGGTAGCAGTGATGCTGTCAACGCGCATCCCGCTTAAATATTTCATTAAATCGGCGAAGCCGTTACGCTTTTTGATGCTGTTTATTTTTATTGTACAGGTGTTTTCGGTAAAAGAAGGCGAAGCCTGGCTGACTTTAGGTTCCTTTTCGCTGCATGAGGGCGGTCTGCGGCTGGGTGCCTTTTCCGTCATCCGGATGCTGTTCCTGGTTACCTTCACCTCGCTGCTTACGTTTACGACGACTCCAGGTAAGCTGAACCAGGGGCTTGAGGGCATTCTGTCCCCGTTCAAGAAGCTGGGGCTGAAGCCGGACCGGCTCACGATGATGATCGGACTTGCGCTGCGCTTTATTCCCACGATCCTTGATGAATCGCAGATTATCCTGAAGGCACAGGCCTCCCGCGGGGCGGATCTGAAGGAGCTTCCGCTGAAGGAAAAGGGACGGATGCTGGTAGCACTGCTTGTACCTGTAATCACAAGCGCCTTCCGGCGGGCGCAGGATCTGGTCTATTCCATGGAAGCGAGAGGCTTCCGCATGGATGCCCCGCGTACCCGGTATCACCGCCTGAGGTGGGGCGCAGCGGATACTTTATTCATTATTATGTTCATCATCATGGGAGTTGCAGTAGCAGTACTGTAA
- a CDS encoding UbiA-like polyprenyltransferase — protein sequence MVIMNAFKTAALKLKMFSELVMFSHTLFSLPFAVISMVWAAGGWPSGHMMLWGLIALIGARNGANAFNRLVDRTFDKQNPRTAHRHLPQQLLAEKEVILFIIINYALFIVASGMLNLLCLILSPVAIVLISSYSYTKRFTFLSHLYLGFVIASAPIGAWFAVTGNIAFTPFVIGTVVMLWIAGFDIIYGTQDIEFDRRHGLWSIPSFFGLKNALLISKGLHFIMVMLLLFLYLWRDLGWMYLVGIGIATLLLMTEHQIIKPSNRKLMKVASYNLNQVISMVIVLCTLIDYFYVS from the coding sequence ATGGTTATTATGAATGCTTTTAAAACAGCTGCCCTTAAGCTGAAAATGTTCAGTGAGCTGGTTATGTTCTCGCACACCCTGTTCTCACTGCCGTTTGCCGTCATCTCGATGGTCTGGGCCGCCGGAGGATGGCCTTCCGGGCATATGATGCTATGGGGGCTGATTGCCCTGATCGGTGCGCGCAACGGCGCCAATGCCTTCAACCGGCTGGTTGACCGTACCTTTGACAAGCAGAATCCGCGTACAGCGCACCGGCATCTGCCGCAGCAGCTGCTGGCGGAGAAGGAAGTTATCCTGTTTATTATTATCAACTATGCATTGTTTATCGTGGCTTCAGGCATGCTGAACCTGCTCTGCCTGATTCTGTCACCTGTGGCGATTGTCCTGATCTCCAGTTACTCTTATACTAAGCGCTTTACCTTCTTAAGCCATCTGTATCTGGGGTTTGTCATTGCTTCTGCCCCAATCGGCGCATGGTTTGCCGTTACCGGGAACATAGCCTTTACACCTTTTGTAATCGGAACGGTTGTAATGCTCTGGATAGCCGGGTTTGATATCATCTACGGCACCCAGGACATCGAGTTTGACCGGCGGCATGGCCTCTGGTCAATTCCGAGCTTCTTCGGGCTGAAGAATGCGCTGCTTATTTCTAAGGGCCTGCACTTCATCATGGTTATGCTGCTGCTCTTCCTGTACCTCTGGCGCGATCTGGGCTGGATGTACCTGGTCGGCATCGGCATAGCGACCCTGCTTCTGATGACGGAGCATCAGATCATCAAGCCGTCGAACCGGAAGCTGATGAAGGTGGCTTCTTATAATTTGAATCAGGTGATCAGTATGGTGATAGTACTGTGCACGTTGATTGATTATTTTTATGTTAGCTAG
- a CDS encoding HD-GYP domain-containing protein produces the protein MNIYGAFLRKQIGNYLFGSVVAVLAVGSLILLSSLEISMEEYGRLLIVLLLSFTIMAITEISVFVRHIRPIRAALLEPQPELAVLEKAYLQTHQLPRHAVMRILGPHLMGLSLPASLMTIWMIHAGLLTIPYFYLVMAVVGAILVASMHALIEFYLTCSAIIPLIKEFRNRAMELHNIDFSLEGHVFVPIRPKFLISCMLIGTFPLFLFIMATHIRMNNTGTGMLVGFQNYWTWAGMVLLIGTFFSSVAALLLTNSVQHPINELYKAMNNIKEGRLLQVQDEYSDEFSKLVAGFNMMVRGLQDREQQSRQLLDSYFTTLAVALDARDSYTAGHSLRVAEYSVIIGQLAGLTGQSLDDLRKSALLHDIGKIGVPDNVLFKEGNLTDEEFDRIKSHPVLGENILRQIEPVEKMAPYLEGVRSHHERYDGQGYPDGLAGTAIPLHGRIIAVADAYDAMTSDRPYRKGMDHEQALAILEKGRGSQWDPQFAGLFLAYFGKNVNVDKREYPGRTG, from the coding sequence ATGAATATATACGGGGCATTTTTAAGAAAGCAGATTGGCAATTACTTATTTGGCTCCGTTGTTGCGGTCTTGGCGGTAGGAAGCCTGATACTGCTCTCTTCTCTGGAGATCAGCATGGAGGAGTACGGCCGGCTGTTAATTGTATTGCTGCTCTCATTCACAATTATGGCTATTACGGAGATCAGTGTGTTTGTCAGGCATATCAGGCCGATCCGTGCGGCTCTGCTGGAGCCGCAGCCTGAGCTGGCAGTGCTGGAGAAGGCTTATCTGCAGACGCATCAGCTGCCCAGGCATGCCGTTATGCGGATTCTCGGGCCGCATCTTATGGGGCTTTCTCTGCCTGCGTCCCTGATGACGATCTGGATGATTCATGCCGGTCTGCTTACCATTCCTTATTTTTATCTGGTGATGGCAGTGGTCGGAGCCATTCTGGTTGCGAGCATGCATGCGCTGATTGAATTTTACCTTACCTGCTCAGCTATCATTCCTTTAATTAAGGAATTCAGAAACCGGGCAATGGAGCTGCACAATATTGATTTTTCGCTGGAGGGGCATGTCTTTGTGCCAATCCGCCCGAAATTTCTGATCAGCTGTATGCTGATCGGTACATTTCCGCTGTTCTTGTTTATAATGGCTACCCATATCCGCATGAACAATACGGGAACAGGCATGCTTGTCGGTTTCCAGAACTACTGGACCTGGGCAGGAATGGTGCTGCTGATCGGTACCTTCTTCTCCTCGGTTGCAGCCCTGCTTCTTACCAACAGCGTACAGCATCCGATTAACGAGCTGTATAAGGCTATGAATAATATCAAAGAGGGACGGCTTCTGCAGGTACAGGATGAATATTCCGATGAGTTTTCTAAGCTCGTTGCCGGCTTCAATATGATGGTGCGCGGGCTTCAGGACCGTGAGCAGCAGAGCAGGCAGCTGCTGGACAGTTATTTTACAACTCTTGCCGTCGCGCTGGATGCCCGGGATTCCTATACGGCCGGACATTCGCTGAGGGTGGCTGAATACTCCGTTATTATCGGACAACTGGCCGGCCTGACCGGGCAAAGCTTGGACGATCTCCGCAAATCAGCGCTGCTGCATGATATCGGCAAAATCGGCGTGCCGGACAATGTCCTGTTCAAAGAGGGTAACCTGACGGATGAGGAGTTTGACCGGATCAAAAGCCATCCGGTGCTCGGCGAAAATATCCTGCGCCAGATTGAGCCGGTGGAGAAGATGGCCCCTTACCTGGAAGGAGTGCGCTCCCACCATGAACGCTATGACGGCCAAGGCTATCCCGACGGCCTGGCGGGAACCGCCATACCGCTGCACGGGCGGATCATTGCGGTAGCTGACGCCTACGATGCGATGACCTCGGATCGGCCGTACCGCAAGGGGATGGATCATGAGCAGGCGCTGGCTATCCTGGAGAAGGGCCGGGGCAGCCAGTGGGATCCGCAGTTCGCCGGGTTATTTCTGGCATACTTCGGGAAAAATGTAAATGTAGACAAGAGGGAGTATCCGGGCCGGACCGGATAG
- a CDS encoding peptidase U32 family protein: MARFFNGREIELLAPAGTFEIFKEVVQSACDAVYFGGPVLNMRMMRKGYNLSHEEIAQALVMAHNLDKKVYVTVNNLFSEEDVEEAREYLRFLDEVQPDALIVQDMAVLELIREMGLTVPVHASVMMNVHNLEMIYALRDLGVSRVVTSREMDLQTAKLLGQRSGMELEYFIHGDMCSVHGANCYFSSQVFGMSSNRGKCMKPCRWDYRIKKDGYVFPAEYPLAVKDMFMYEHLPELIESGITSFKIEGRMRDKEFMVMLANSYGEALDRYIDDPLGFDRTVDSKMLYNNRKRDFSTAYAFGKPGLSNINRRYEGTGKFYSTGKVFSTPTAERELSESRVVQLRERLAESKKEQASKPELAVRVNNMEQARLALELGVEHLYLPGDVFEPDLPLTKQDIKELGALKGQTKLYLGMPRMMTELHFDQLSQLLSGERLPVDGLLVTNLGAIRRFKDMGYPMVGDVNLNVYNHLAAELYTGLGLQRLTVSPEMTLEHFAAFTSRSDLPLEVVVHGTPALMYMEHDLFENTEVMEPIGEEDNQFVGNNVLVLKTDKGENPVYRDQYGRCHLLFAKELCYLPMLDEMNGLGISTFRIEGATYSITELRTIITAYQAAIGGKGDKADILGGLKPVYAGYTLGSLQFN, encoded by the coding sequence ATGGCACGTTTTTTTAATGGCAGGGAAATTGAACTGCTGGCACCGGCAGGAACGTTTGAAATCTTTAAGGAGGTTGTTCAGTCAGCCTGTGACGCGGTTTATTTTGGCGGACCGGTCCTTAATATGCGGATGATGCGCAAGGGCTACAACCTGTCGCATGAGGAGATTGCCCAGGCGCTGGTAATGGCCCACAATCTTGATAAGAAGGTCTATGTTACCGTTAATAATCTGTTCAGCGAAGAAGATGTGGAGGAAGCCAGAGAGTATCTGCGGTTCCTGGATGAGGTTCAGCCGGATGCGCTGATTGTGCAGGATATGGCCGTGCTGGAGCTGATCCGCGAGATGGGGCTGACCGTTCCGGTCCATGCTTCCGTTATGATGAATGTTCACAATCTGGAGATGATCTACGCGCTGCGTGATCTCGGAGTAAGCCGGGTGGTCACTTCCCGTGAGATGGACCTCCAGACAGCGAAGCTGCTAGGGCAGAGAAGCGGAATGGAGCTGGAGTATTTTATACATGGTGATATGTGCTCGGTGCACGGGGCCAACTGCTATTTCAGCTCCCAGGTGTTCGGGATGAGCAGCAACCGGGGCAAATGCATGAAGCCATGCCGCTGGGATTACCGGATCAAGAAGGACGGCTATGTGTTCCCGGCTGAATATCCGCTGGCGGTCAAGGATATGTTCATGTATGAGCATCTTCCGGAGCTGATTGAATCGGGTATTACCTCCTTCAAAATTGAAGGCCGGATGCGGGATAAAGAATTCATGGTGATGCTGGCGAACAGCTATGGCGAGGCGCTTGACCGCTATATCGATGATCCGCTGGGTTTTGACCGGACGGTAGATTCCAAAATGCTGTATAACAACCGCAAGCGTGATTTTTCAACCGCATATGCTTTTGGTAAGCCGGGATTATCTAATATTAACCGCCGTTATGAGGGGACAGGCAAATTCTACAGTACAGGCAAGGTGTTCAGTACGCCTACTGCTGAGCGGGAATTGTCTGAGAGCCGGGTGGTTCAGCTGCGTGAGCGGCTGGCGGAAAGCAAAAAAGAGCAGGCGTCCAAGCCTGAGCTGGCAGTGCGCGTTAATAATATGGAACAGGCCAGACTGGCGCTGGAGCTGGGCGTAGAGCATCTGTATCTGCCGGGCGATGTGTTTGAGCCGGATCTGCCGCTAACCAAGCAGGATATCAAGGAATTGGGTGCGCTAAAAGGTCAGACCAAGCTATACCTGGGTATGCCGCGGATGATGACAGAGCTGCATTTTGACCAGTTGAGCCAGCTTCTGAGCGGCGAACGGCTGCCGGTGGACGGCTTGCTGGTTACAAACCTGGGGGCAATCCGCCGCTTCAAGGATATGGGCTATCCGATGGTCGGGGATGTGAACCTGAACGTATACAATCATCTGGCCGCAGAGCTGTATACCGGACTTGGACTGCAAAGGCTGACGGTTTCACCGGAGATGACGTTAGAGCATTTTGCCGCCTTCACCTCCCGGAGTGATCTGCCGCTTGAGGTTGTTGTGCACGGTACACCGGCACTGATGTATATGGAGCATGACCTGTTCGAAAATACAGAGGTTATGGAACCGATCGGCGAAGAGGATAATCAGTTTGTCGGCAATAATGTGTTGGTGCTCAAGACGGATAAGGGTGAAAATCCGGTCTACCGCGACCAATACGGCCGCTGCCACCTGCTGTTCGCTAAAGAGCTGTGCTACCTGCCGATGCTGGATGAGATGAACGGGCTGGGGATCTCGACCTTCCGGATTGAAGGCGCTACTTATAGTATTACTGAATTGCGTACTATTATTACAGCTTATCAGGCTGCTATCGGCGGTAAGGGTGATAAGGCGGATATACTGGGCGGACTTAAGCCGGTGTATGCCGGATATACTCTGGGCTCGCTGCAGTTTAATTAA
- a CDS encoding aspartate aminotransferase family protein, which yields MESTSFIGREAVAAKRKQYFYPCTAHFYRNAPQIVRGSMQYVYDENGKEYTDFFAGVSVVACGHCNPAITDRTIAQLQQLQHTSTVYLTQPNVDLAERLAAVLPGNLRRSFFVNSGSEANEGALLLARMHTGRKGFIALESGLHGRTNLTMSVTGLQMWRTDNYLDEDVTFIERPYHPELTLEKAAERSVESLKRVLEAKGDTIAAMIVEPIQGNGGMIMPAPSYFRKVKALLEQYGVLLIDDEIQTGYGRTGAMFAIEHFGVVPDIISMAKALGNGVPVAAFATTDEIAASLNRPSASTFGGNPVSAATALAVLDYIEAGQLPARAAELGGRLKAGLEQLRESFPALITDVRGTGFMLGAELAGNAAVSAAELTDDVLEELKDRGYLIGKNGIGRNVLAFQPPLIVTAENIDGLLNVLGEALLVASQRLSAATQA from the coding sequence ATGGAATCAACATCATTTATCGGCAGAGAGGCTGTCGCCGCCAAGCGTAAGCAGTATTTCTATCCTTGTACCGCGCATTTTTACCGGAATGCCCCGCAAATCGTACGCGGGAGCATGCAGTATGTTTATGATGAGAACGGCAAGGAATACACGGATTTCTTCGCCGGTGTCTCTGTGGTGGCCTGCGGCCACTGCAATCCGGCAATTACAGACCGCACAATTGCCCAGCTTCAGCAGCTCCAGCATACATCGACGGTATATTTGACCCAGCCGAACGTTGATCTCGCTGAGCGGCTTGCGGCGGTGCTTCCGGGGAACCTGCGGCGCAGCTTTTTCGTGAACAGCGGCTCGGAGGCGAATGAGGGTGCGCTACTGCTGGCCAGAATGCATACCGGACGCAAAGGCTTTATTGCGCTGGAGAGCGGCCTGCACGGACGCACCAATCTGACGATGAGTGTAACCGGGCTGCAGATGTGGCGGACGGATAACTATCTGGACGAGGATGTCACCTTTATTGAGCGGCCGTATCATCCTGAGCTGACTCTGGAAAAGGCTGCTGAACGGTCGGTTGAGAGCCTTAAGCGTGTGCTGGAAGCAAAGGGTGATACAATAGCCGCAATGATTGTGGAGCCAATTCAGGGCAACGGCGGCATGATTATGCCTGCGCCTTCCTATTTCCGCAAAGTGAAGGCGCTGCTTGAGCAATACGGTGTGCTGCTGATTGACGACGAAATTCAGACCGGCTACGGCCGTACCGGTGCTATGTTTGCAATCGAGCATTTCGGAGTTGTTCCTGACATCATCAGTATGGCAAAAGCGCTCGGCAACGGCGTACCGGTGGCAGCCTTTGCCACAACCGACGAAATCGCTGCTTCGCTGAACCGTCCGTCAGCCTCTACGTTCGGCGGGAACCCTGTGTCGGCAGCTACGGCGCTGGCCGTGCTCGATTATATTGAGGCCGGGCAGCTTCCGGCACGTGCCGCAGAGCTTGGCGGCCGTCTGAAGGCCGGGCTGGAGCAGCTGCGTGAAAGCTTCCCTGCGCTGATCACTGACGTGCGGGGCACGGGCTTCATGCTTGGTGCCGAGCTGGCGGGCAATGCTGCAGTCAGCGCCGCCGAGCTGACTGATGATGTGCTGGAGGAGCTGAAGGACCGCGGCTACCTGATCGGCAAAAATGGTATCGGCCGCAATGTCCTGGCCTTCCAGCCGCCGCTTATTGTTACGGCGGAGAATATTGACGGATTGCTTAACGTGCTGGGTGAGGCACTGCTGGTGGCCTCGCAACGCCTGTCTGCCGCTACGCAGGCTTAA
- a CDS encoding ATP-binding cassette domain-containing protein codes for MRETYTNNKFVDQAAVISLEGVAFGYDPEHPILHDITLSVPRGQWVSIVGPNGCGKSTLVKLLNALLPKSAGEIVVSGHRLEEETIGSIRNSIGMVFQNPDNQFIGATVEEDILFGLEGLCLSYEEMDERLKMYTEKLGISHLLSKHPGELSGGQKQRVAIASILAMKPGIVIFDEASSMLDEGSRNELLNVLQGMRKEGFTILMITHDADEILASDRVLALHGGSVAADLTPEELFRNEELLAVCHLREPYPWQLARALQRLGIKTDVPASEKELIDTLWPYNYSK; via the coding sequence ATGAGAGAAACATACACTAACAATAAATTTGTTGATCAGGCAGCGGTCATCTCTTTGGAAGGGGTTGCGTTCGGATATGATCCGGAGCACCCTATTCTGCATGATATTACGCTGTCAGTACCCCGGGGGCAGTGGGTAAGCATCGTCGGCCCGAACGGCTGCGGCAAATCAACGCTCGTTAAGCTGCTAAACGCCCTGCTTCCCAAGAGCGCCGGGGAGATTGTTGTCAGCGGTCATCGCCTGGAAGAGGAAACAATCGGTTCTATCCGCAACAGCATCGGCATGGTCTTTCAGAATCCCGATAACCAGTTCATCGGGGCTACAGTCGAAGAGGATATTCTGTTCGGCCTGGAAGGGCTGTGCTTATCCTATGAAGAGATGGATGAACGGCTGAAAATGTATACAGAGAAGCTGGGGATCAGCCACCTGCTGTCCAAGCATCCGGGTGAACTGTCCGGCGGACAGAAGCAGCGGGTAGCAATCGCCTCCATTCTTGCCATGAAGCCCGGCATCGTCATCTTTGACGAGGCTTCTTCCATGTTGGATGAGGGCAGCCGCAATGAGCTGCTGAATGTTCTGCAGGGGATGCGCAAGGAAGGCTTCACGATCCTGATGATCACACATGATGCCGACGAGATTCTGGCGTCTGACCGGGTGCTGGCCCTACACGGGGGCAGTGTGGCGGCGGACCTGACGCCGGAGGAGCTGTTCCGGAATGAGGAGCTGCTTGCCGTATGTCATCTGCGCGAGCCTTATCCCTGGCAGCTTGCCCGTGCATTGCAGCGCTTGGGCATCAAAACGGATGTTCCCGCCAGTGAAAAGGAGCTTATAGATACATTATGGCCATACAACTACAGCAAGTAA
- a CDS encoding NusG domain II-containing protein: MKRADVLLISIVLIAALAFLVPRWVGGDKGGPGKNLVANITVDGKLFKSVQLTEEEQSIEIRTERGYNLLKVHDYGIEMYEADCPDQVCLGFGRITQPKQTIVCLPHRVLVEIAGTSGGDEIDGYVQ, translated from the coding sequence ATGAAACGCGCAGATGTGCTGCTTATTTCAATCGTGCTGATTGCTGCGCTTGCTTTTCTCGTGCCAAGATGGGTAGGCGGCGATAAGGGCGGGCCGGGCAAGAATCTCGTGGCCAATATAACAGTGGACGGCAAGCTGTTTAAAAGCGTGCAGCTTACGGAGGAAGAACAGAGTATTGAGATCCGTACCGAGCGGGGGTATAACCTGCTCAAGGTGCATGATTACGGTATTGAAATGTATGAAGCGGATTGCCCCGATCAGGTGTGTCTCGGCTTCGGCCGGATCACCCAGCCCAAACAGACCATAGTCTGTCTGCCGCACCGGGTGCTGGTAGAGATTGCAGGGACCTCGGGAGGAGATGAAATCGATGGCTATGTCCAGTAG
- a CDS encoding energy-coupling factor transporter ATPase translates to MAIQLQQVSYTYADRSLWRQTALHDINLSVPKGTMLGIAGATGSGKSTLLQLFNGILKPSQGTVRVLDVTIQAGEKAPRLLPLRRRVGLVFQFPEQQMFEETVEKDLIFGPLNFGMSPEEAKARARQAMTDMGLELELLERNPFRLSGGQMRKAAIASVLAMDPEIIVLDEPTATLDPLSRAELIGLLDRLCREQGRTIIIVTHRMDELLPYADHWALLKEGSLVFQGSGQELAADPDILESCGLSVPHSLRYWQAVARRFGLEGEKPCLTAESLAARIALLQAEGMRDSHE, encoded by the coding sequence ATGGCCATACAACTACAGCAAGTAAGCTATACCTACGCTGACCGGAGCCTGTGGAGGCAGACGGCGCTGCATGATATTAATCTTAGTGTTCCTAAAGGCACGATGCTGGGTATCGCCGGAGCAACCGGGTCCGGCAAGTCTACCCTGCTGCAGCTGTTCAATGGAATTCTGAAGCCATCCCAGGGAACAGTCAGGGTGCTGGATGTTACCATTCAGGCTGGGGAGAAGGCCCCCCGGCTGCTGCCGCTGCGCCGCAGGGTAGGTTTGGTCTTTCAGTTTCCGGAGCAGCAGATGTTCGAAGAAACGGTCGAGAAGGACCTGATCTTTGGGCCGCTTAATTTCGGAATGAGTCCGGAGGAGGCTAAAGCGCGCGCGCGTCAGGCTATGACCGATATGGGGCTGGAGCTTGAGCTGCTGGAGCGCAATCCGTTCCGTCTAAGCGGGGGACAGATGCGCAAAGCAGCAATCGCTTCAGTGCTGGCGATGGATCCGGAGATTATTGTACTGGATGAACCGACAGCAACGCTTGACCCGCTTAGCCGGGCTGAGCTGATCGGACTGCTGGACCGGCTTTGCCGCGAGCAGGGACGGACCATTATTATCGTAACCCACCGGATGGACGAGCTGCTGCCCTACGCCGATCACTGGGCGCTGCTGAAAGAAGGCAGCCTGGTCTTTCAGGGAAGCGGGCAGGAGCTGGCGGCAGACCCGGACATATTGGAGAGCTGCGGTCTGAGTGTTCCGCATTCGCTCCGGTATTGGCAGGCGGTTGCCAGGCGGTTCGGCCTGGAGGGCGAGAAGCCCTGCCTGACTGCAGAAAGCCTGGCTGCACGGATTGCTTTACTGCAGGCTGAAGGAATGAGGGATAGCCATGAATGA
- a CDS encoding Gx transporter family protein gives MAMSSRESATALKRTVIIAIFAAVAVVLSIVEAQIPLAAMGMMPGAKLGFANIMILTCIYFLRGRDAFMLVILKTLLTSFLLGTFSSLLFSLFGSLLSFVVMFLLIRFTGKRLSVIGVSIAGGLAHNTGQLVAASMVFNSTTILYYLPILLITGIVTGILVGFAVRYLMASLSRISLFEEFLDGRSY, from the coding sequence ATGGCTATGTCCAGTAGGGAATCGGCGACAGCCCTGAAAAGAACAGTAATCATTGCCATCTTTGCGGCTGTTGCTGTAGTGCTCAGTATAGTTGAGGCCCAGATTCCGCTGGCCGCAATGGGAATGATGCCCGGCGCCAAGCTGGGCTTTGCCAACATTATGATCCTGACTTGTATCTACTTTTTACGCGGCCGTGATGCCTTTATGCTCGTCATTCTGAAGACGCTGCTTACCTCGTTTCTGCTCGGTACGTTCTCAAGTCTGCTCTTCAGCCTGTTTGGCTCGCTGCTCAGCTTTGTGGTGATGTTCCTGCTGATCCGCTTCACCGGCAAACGGTTGAGTGTAATCGGAGTCAGCATCGCCGGAGGGCTTGCCCATAATACCGGACAGCTGGTTGCTGCATCCATGGTGTTCAATTCTACGACGATCCTTTATTACTTGCCGATCCTGCTGATTACGGGGATTGTGACCGGGATTCTTGTAGGCTTTGCAGTGCGTTATCTGATGGCTTCGCTGTCCAGGATTTCGCTGTTTGAAGAGTTTTTGGACGGACGGAGCTATTAG